The following is a genomic window from Tissierellales bacterium.
GATGTATGTATTTAGAAACAGAGCTAAAGGCGATTTTGAATTGTTGAATAGAGAATTAAAGTGTAAAGTTATTTATTGGCTTATATTTTTAGCTGCTACTGTATCTTTTGTATGTATTAGTTATATCACAGGGAATATTAGAGGAATTGGAGCTGTGGTTGTAGTGCTAATAGATGGAGCTGTCATTGGATGTATTATAGCTAGCGGGGTTGATAGAATTAAGAATATAATGTAGAAGATAAAGGGATGTTTGTTATATTAGTGCCTTAGTCTGAAATTTCAATTGAGTTTTATTGAAATTTTGGATTATGGCATTTTTTAGTGGTCAATAAGTTAAAATCGCACTTGATAATAAAAAGGATTTCAAACAGTATTAATAAAATTTATACTTGATAAATTACCATAAAAAAACATTATTAGAATTCAGTGTAAATGTGATATATACTTTGAAAGGTGAATAAAGTATTCATAAAAGTTTTGATTTGAGGAAGTGTGGAGGGGTTTTTAGTGCTTAGGTATTTAGTAAAGAGGATTTGTATGATTATTCCAGTTTTGGTTGTGGTACTTCTAGTTTCTTTTGCCATAACCCACATCATGCCTGGAGATCCAGTGAGAATGATGCTTGGAGATTTTGCCAATGAAACACAGATAGCAGAGATGAATAAAACGCTCGGTTTTGATAAGCCTATTGCGGTTCAGTTCAAGACATGGATTGACAATGTTATTAGAGGAGACTTAGGAGAGTCTATTTTTTTGCACGAAAAGGTTACAAAAGTTATTGTATCTAGGTTAGAGCCAACGATAATACTTGCTATTTTAGGAGAAATAATAGGTATATTGATTGGAGTACCGCTTGGGATATTAGCAGCGATAAAACATAGAACATGGGTAGACCAAAGTGCTATAGGAGTGTCGTTATTTGGAGTTTCAGTTCCAAGTTTTTGGCTATCACTTATGCTAATGCTACTATTTGGAGTGAAGCTTAATTGGCTACCTGTATATGGATACCAGTCATTTTCAGAAGTAGGCATAGGATGTATCAAGTACTTGATATTACCTGCTGTGACGATAGGTGTCATGCAAAGTGGACTTATAGCAAGAATGACTAGAAGCTCTATGCTTGAGATACTAAAGCAGGACTATATAAGGACGGCAAGGTTAAAGGGAGTGCCTAATAGATTAGTTCTTTTCAAGCATTGTCTAAAAAATGCTATGCCACCAGTTATGACTATAATTGGATTTAGTATAGCTGTTTTACTTGGGGGAACTTGGGTTGTAGAGACAGTTTTTAACATACCAGGAACAGGTGCACTTGCTATGAGCGCTATACTAAAAAGGGACTACCCGGTTATACAGGGATGCATGATGTTTACTGCTTTTATATATCTTGGAGTAAATTTGATAATAGATATAAGCTATGCATTTTTAAACCCTAGAGTAAGAGTAGAGTAAAACTATATAGAGGAGTATTTGGATATGAAATTGAAATCGAATGCAAGGAGAAACAAAATTCATCCTTATATCATAACAGGTGGAATATTATTTGGAGCAGTGCTTTTAGTAGCGATATTTGCTTCGCATTTAGCACCATATGACCCACTTATGATGGAAGGAAAGGACAGATTGCTAAAGCCTTCTATGGATCATTTTATGGGAACGGATAACTTTGGACGAGATATCATGAGTAGGGTGTTCTATGGAGCTAGAGTATCTATAGAAATTGGGTTTATAGTGACTATACTAAGTACGTTTATAGGTGGTTTTGTAGGATTAGTAGCTGGAAGTATTAAATGGCTGGATAATATTTTGATGAGAATACTAGATGGTCTTTTGGCATTTCCAGGAATTATAATAGCGATAATACTATCAGCTATATCCGGAGCTGGAAAGGGAAATATAATACTTGCACTGTCATTTGCTTATTTTCCAACAATGGCGAGAGTACTTAGAGCGAGCGTATTGGTAGTGAAAGAGCAGGATTATGTTGAGTCGGCAATCGCAATAGGAGCGAAGAAGCCATATATTTTGATTAAGTATATATTAGCAAACTCACTTGCACCTATGCTCGTTCAGATGACATTTATATTTGCACTTGCGATACTAGATGAAGCAGCACTTAGCTTTTTGGGAGTGGGAATAGAACCACCAGCACCTAGTTTGGGCGGAATGATAACAGAAGCTAGGACGTTTATGAGTGTAGCGCCTTGGCAAATATTTTTTCCTGGTATTGCTATAGTGATATCTGTACTTGGGCTAAATCTCATAGGAGATGGACTTAGAGATGTATTAGACCCTAGATTGAAACAGAGCAGAGGATAGGGAGGACGATATGGAAAAATTACTTAAAGTCAGGGATTTAAAGACTAGTTTTTATATAGACTCTAAACTAGTACCTGTCATAGAAAATATAAATTTTGATTTGTATAAAGGCGAGATAGTAGCACTAGTTGGAGAGTCTGGTAGTGGAAAGAGTGTTACATCTCTTAGTGTTTTAAATGCAATAAGTGCAGAAGCGGGACTTATAGAAAGCGGCATGGTAGAGTTTGAAGGAAGGGATGTGCTTAAACTAAAAAGAAAAGAGTTACAGAAGATATGGGGAAATGATATTTCGATGATATTTCAAGAGCCTATG
Proteins encoded in this region:
- a CDS encoding ABC transporter permease, with product MLRYLVKRICMIIPVLVVVLLVSFAITHIMPGDPVRMMLGDFANETQIAEMNKTLGFDKPIAVQFKTWIDNVIRGDLGESIFLHEKVTKVIVSRLEPTIILAILGEIIGILIGVPLGILAAIKHRTWVDQSAIGVSLFGVSVPSFWLSLMLMLLFGVKLNWLPVYGYQSFSEVGIGCIKYLILPAVTIGVMQSGLIARMTRSSMLEILKQDYIRTARLKGVPNRLVLFKHCLKNAMPPVMTIIGFSIAVLLGGTWVVETVFNIPGTGALAMSAILKRDYPVIQGCMMFTAFIYLGVNLIIDISYAFLNPRVRVE
- a CDS encoding ABC transporter permease; this translates as MKLKSNARRNKIHPYIITGGILFGAVLLVAIFASHLAPYDPLMMEGKDRLLKPSMDHFMGTDNFGRDIMSRVFYGARVSIEIGFIVTILSTFIGGFVGLVAGSIKWLDNILMRILDGLLAFPGIIIAIILSAISGAGKGNIILALSFAYFPTMARVLRASVLVVKEQDYVESAIAIGAKKPYILIKYILANSLAPMLVQMTFIFALAILDEAALSFLGVGIEPPAPSLGGMITEARTFMSVAPWQIFFPGIAIVISVLGLNLIGDGLRDVLDPRLKQSRG